A genomic segment from Zygotorulaspora mrakii chromosome 1, complete sequence encodes:
- the PPR1 gene encoding Ppr1p (similar to Saccharomyces cerevisiae PPR1 (YLR014C); ancestral locus Anc_5.235) encodes MKREAIHDDMHSEDESGTSTSTASDSRKRRPILAMAGITKSISACKRCRLKKIKCDQEFPSCRKCAKAGVPCVSLDPATGRDVPRSYVMFLEDRLSAMMSKLKDCGVDPTTVQGNIPATSEDVPCNLELYEEKMRGEHQVPYDNVLAGFLINKGTSMQRGVSNPGSAQLHGEKEAELKDAKGESVQHSSPAARFSTDSITRSIELDESSKNVAAIGSMKNNASNSYLGDSSGISFAKLVFTAVNFRPDFINEESDEEIGKREEKYEQYADTESTTDFEPLWLPPPETADLLISQYFVDSNSQLPILHREVFLKKYYEPIYGPWNSDLSLASDNTEINSSFQLPKSDDGMEERSSNTRSKALEEQPWYFILSKLSEDELKEFKLPNKFKIPYFFLNMVFTIGHSVQVLKSDIQFLVSLKRRAVQFSNSLYGSPDRMEALAGTLLLATYSLMRPNIPGVWYTMGSALRLTIDLGLHAEKLNRNYDPFTRELRRRLFWCVYSLDRQICSYFGRPFGIPEENISASYPSLLDDALITTFNDNINDYSKVQTSMATSKVIALAMFKVRRIQANIVTVLYAYHGEVPRKYANLHVWREAMDQALDNWYHKEIPKTYKKMNCKFNTEYFKLNYYNTKTMLYGLSPKSLSLSDKAFEVVYENTKGTIDSYFTLCHKKKLNYTWVTVHNLFMAGMTYLYVIYYSDRGVTDGRLMAEDYTARLLFVLRELIGTCEAAKNCFIFYKVLSAAVLKLKFTMQHDDPKDQEENNKNTQTHNDTPAPVSVTGNVIAMSTNNSPTDSLRATMMEDPFEILRAKRELQQIGDVPLDEFFDELEKNTAMSDPESSKSHFSNMTSPERVIHSGVGSTTAMSNNENRHSRKSFPAKDGQKVMDILSQITTESIWDEFFGKSGMLNGNELPENFNFNNNGNFS; translated from the coding sequence ATGAAAAGGGAAGCAATTCATGATGACATGCACTCTGAAGATGAATCAGGGACTAGTACGAGTACTGCTAGCGACAGTCGAAAAAGGAGACCAATTTTGGCTATGGCGGGAAtaacaaaatcaatttcagcttGTAAACGCTGTcgattgaaaaagattaagTGTGATCAAGAGTTCCCAAGTTGTCGAAAATGTGCGAAGGCGGGAGTACCGTGTGTTTCACTAGACCCTGCTACTGGCAGGGACGTTCCAAGATCGTATGTCATGTTTTTAGAAGATAGACTGAGTGCCATGATGAGCAAACTGAAAGATTGCGGTGTGGACCCGACAACTGTACAGGGAAATATCCCGGCAACAAGTGAAGATGTGCCTTGTAATCTGGAACTGTATGAGGAAAAGATGAGAGGTGAGCATCAAGTGCCGTATGACAACGTATTGGCCGGTTTTCTGATAAACAAAGGGACTTCCATGCAAAGAGGTGTTAGTAACCCTGGAAGTGCACAATTACATGGCGAAAAAGAGGCCGAGCTTAAAGATGCTAAAGGTGAATCTGTTCAACACTCGTCACCTGCGGCTCGCTTCTCTACGGACTCCATAACGAGATCGATAGAATTAGATGAATCAAGTAAGAACGTTGCAGCCATTGGCTCAATGAAAAACAATGCCTCAAATTCTTATTTAGGAGATTCTTCAGGTATTTCATTTGCCAAATTGGTGTTTACCGCAGTAAATTTCAGACCAGATTTTATCAATGAGGAATCTGACGAGGAAATAGGTAAAAGGGAAGAGAAATATGAACAGTATGCTGATACTGAATCGACGACAGATTTTGAACCTTTATGGTTACCACCACCTGAAACCGCAGATCTATTAATTTCACAGTATTTTGTCGACAGCAATTCGCAACTGCCAATTTTGCACAGAGAGGTTTTTTTAAAGAAATATTATGAACCGATTTATGGACCTTGGAACTCTGACCTTTCTCTAGCGTCAGATAACACAGAGATAAATTCTTCGTTTCAACTCCCCAAAAGTGATGACGGCATGGAAGAGCGCTCCAGTAATACAAGGAGCAAAGCATTGGAAGAGCAACCATGGTATTTtatactttcaaaattgagCGAGGATGAGCTAAAGGAATTTAAGCTACCTAATAAATTCAAGATTCCATACTTTTTCCTAAATATGGTTTTCACTATTGGTCACTCTGTACAAGTACTGAAATCAgacattcaatttttggtttcattGAAGAGAAGAGCAGTCCAGTTCTCAAATTCACTTTATGGTTCTCCTGATCGAATGGAAGCATTGGCGGGTACATTGTTGCTGGCAACATATTCTTTGATGAGACCAAATATTCCGGGGGTTTGGTATACCATGGGATCTGCTCTGAGATTAACCATTGACCTAGGCCTCCATGCTGAGAAACTGAATAGAAATTATGATCCATTTACGAGAGAACTTCGAAGGAGACTATTCTGGTGTGTTTATTCTTTGGACAGACAAATATGCTCTTATTTTGGAAGGCCTTTTGGAATTCCTGAAGAAAACATCAGCGCATCGTACCCAAGTCTTCTTGATGACGCGTTGATAACAACATTTAATGATAATATTAATGATTACTCCAAAGTTCAAACTTCTATGGCAACTTCTAAAGTAATTGCTTTGGCAATGTTTAAAGTTAGAAGAATTCAGGCCAATATTGTAACAGTTTTATATGCGTATCATGGTGAAGTGCCTAGAAAGTATGCAAATCTACATGTTTGGAGAGAAGCAATGGATCAGGCACTAGACAATTGGTATCACAAAGAAATTCCGAAAACATACAAAAAGATGAACTGTAAATTCAATACAGAGTACTTTAAGCTGAACTATTATAATACCAAGACGATGCTGTATGGATTATCACCCAAAAGCTTGTCACTGAGCGATAAAGCTTTCGAAGTAGTTTACGAAAATACAAAAGGCACTATCGATTCATATTTCACCTTGTGCCACAAGAAAAAACTAAATTATACCTGGGTCACTGTCCATAATCTATTTATGGCAGGTATGACTTATTTATATGTTATTTACTACTCGGATAGAGGTGTTACTGATGGTAGACTAATGGCAGAGGATTATACTGCAAGATTACTATTTGTTCTGAGAGAACTGATTGGTACGTGTGAAGCAGCAAAGAATTGttttatattttacaaagttCTATCGGCAGCAGTTCTTAAATTAAAATTCACCATGCAACATGACGATCCTAAGGACCAGGAAGAAAATAACAAGAATACCCAAACACACAATGACACACCGGCACCTGTAAGTGTGACTGGGAATGTAATAGCAATGTCTACAAATAACTCACCAACCGACAGTTTACGGGCGACAATGATGGAGGATCCTTTTGAAATACTCAGGGCAAAAAGAGAATTGCAGCAGATTGGCGATGTCCCACTGGATGAATTTTTCGACGAACTAGAAAAAAACACAGCAATGTCAGATCCGGAATCTAGTAAAAGTCACTTCTCAAATATGACTTCCCCAGAGAGAGTAATACACTCTGGGGTAGGTTCGACGACGGCAATGTCCAACAATGAGAACAGACACTCTAGAAAATCTTTTCCAGCAAAAGATGGACAAAAGGTAATGGACATTTTATCACAAATAACAACAGAATCTATTTGGGATGAGTTTTTCGGAAAGTCCGGCATGCTCAATGGAAATGAGCTACCggaaaatttcaatttcaacaataacGGTAATTTCTCTTAG
- the BRE2 gene encoding Bre2p (similar to Saccharomyces cerevisiae BRE2 (YLR015W); ancestral locus Anc_5.236): MKIGVIPYQKDDIVNNNSGHSGTRPRWPSMQDTHEVNAGHGDVLKFKKLEEVPLNRRNFIYIPCAANPSFTELGYCCTEYAFDKPGMSLMDRSDGISVAERRNDLVSVKENLGWRSSRCDVCIKEGKHYWEVEVLQGGLSDDYLIDSDTTLQRKKDMTNVMPHLRMGISRREASLEAPVGFNSYGYGIRDHSLESIHGGKINQVLKARTLKHGDRLGFLLNLPPLKVQIEQAKEFTQRRIDALNNVQDATAQDLSFATHEDHVHLRKKMKKNAANKEFQKALLHDIDHNNIIRDHIAIRYKNQLIFEATDYVKTTKPEYYSSDKRERHDYYKLEGSSLAITLNGEPLGKAFEGLKPFLPPFSELQYKEKFYLDCWKNGANSSVDSNSPTTSNQRQGTILRNKYVNNNKLGYYPTISCFNGGTARIITDRSNLKYFDESEKATLLDTLYDEQIAEDIVWDIIDEIEEESLVQLEKPLVNKI, from the coding sequence ATGAAAATCGGTGTCATTCCTTACCAAAAGGATGATATCGTTAATAACAATAGTGGTCATTCTGGAACGAGACCGCGATGGCCATCTATGCAGGACACTCACGAAGTGAATGCAGGACATGGTGACGTTTTAAAGTTTAAAAAACTGGAAGAAGTGCCACTAAATAGAAGGAATTTCATTTACATACCCTGTGCGGCCAATCCGTCGTTCACAGAACTGGGTTATTGCTGCACTGAATATGCATTCGACAAACCTGGAATGAGCCTGATGGATCGTTCTGATGGGATTTCAGTTGCAGAGCGGCGCAATGATTTGGTGAGTGTCAAGGAAAATTTAGGCTGGAGGAGTTCGCGGTGCGATGTGTGTATAAAAGAGGGAAAACACTACTGGGAAGTGGAAGTTTTGCAAGGTGGCCTTTCTGACGACTATTTGATCGACAGCGATACGACTCTACAGCGGAAGAAAGATATGACGAATGTGATGCCGCATCTCAGAATGGGTATCTCAAGAAGAGAAGCATCTCTAGAAGCGCCAGTGGGATTCAACTCTTACGGTTACGGTATTAGGGATCATTCCCTGGAAAGTATACATGGGGGAAAGATCAATCAGGTTCTCAAAGCGAGAACTTTAAAGCATGGTGATCGATTAGGGTTCTTACTGAATTTGCCGCCGTTAAAGGTGCAAATAGAACAGGCAAAGGAGTTTACCCAGCGAAGGATAGATGCTCTAAACAATGTTCAAGATGCAACGGCACAAGACCTTTCTTTTGCGACACACGAAGATCACGTACatttgaggaaaaaaatgaaaaaaaatgctgcAAACAAGgagtttcaaaaagcatTGCTGCACGATATCGATCATAACAACATCATTCGGGATCATATTGCGATTCGATACAAAAACCAATTGATTTTCGAAGCCACTGATTACGTTAAAACCACAAAACCGGAGTATTACTCATCAGATAAAAGAGAGCGACATGACTACTATAAGTTAGAAGGATCTTCTCTAGCCATTACGCTAAATGGAGAACCGTTGGGTAAAGCATTCGAAGGACTAAAACCATTTCTGCCTCCCTTCAGTGAATTACAGtacaaagagaaattcTATCTTGACTGCTGGAAAAATGGTGCCAATTCAAGTGTGGATTCAAATTCTCCCACCACTTCAAATCAACGACAAGGAACCATTCTCAGAAATAAGTATGTCAACAATAACAAGCTTGGCTATTATCCAACGATAAGCTGCTTTAATGGAGGAACTGCTAGAATTATTACGGATAgatcaaatttgaaatactTTGACGAGTCAGAAAAAGCCACACTCCTAGACACACTTTATGACGAACAGATAGCAGAAGATATTGTGTGGGATATAatagatgaaattgaagaagaatcgCTGGTTCAGCTAGAAAAACCGCTTGTAAATAAGATTTAA
- the SNX4 gene encoding Snx4p (similar to Saccharomyces cerevisiae SNX4 (YJL036W); ancestral locus Anc_5.237): protein MGRTDPKGNLVPNHDRSKKPEHKLEILVSDPQKRSGDQSTTSSYVSYQISTKTDNPAYQKYHDDAGGIIVVHRRYSDLLLLHNILSNDHPTCIIPPLPDKKVFQYIAGDRFSQSFTQKRCHSLQNFLRRVANHPILAVSNSLMMFLVSPDWDAYRKSLAGHLQQNNKDEVTDVFMNAFKTVHKQSDEFVEIKEKSDKLDHNVAKIDKIFHRVVKKYDAISEDYSKFGSNIQDLQELCTGENEMLSQNLKNFNEGITQLSFGIRDLSKYLDYEYIVDLKDLEHYIDSMNQLIKLKEQKQIDYEELSEYLTKSVNEKNNLISGYGGSNFFTNKLEELAGINQESARREKIDKLETKINCLTGELESSKKIADAFEQETLKEVSLFEELKTKELKTSLGSLADHHIEFYEKLLETWVKVDENL from the coding sequence ATGGGTAGAACGGATCCAAAAGGCAACTTAGTGCCAAATCACGACCGTAGTAAAAAACCAGAGCACAAGTTGGAAATACTCGTTTCAGATCCACAGAAACGTTCAGGAGACCAAAGTACAACATCTTCGTATGTCAGTTACCAAATTTCGACCAAAACTGATAATCCTGCATATCAAAAGTATCATGACGATGCTGGTGGAATTATCGTTGTTCATCGGAGATATAGTGATTTGCTACTACTGCACAATATCTTATCAAACGACCATCCTACGTGTATAATACCTCCACTACCTGACAAAAAAGTGTTCCAGTATATTGCTGGTGACAGATTCAGCCAAAGTTTTACACAAAAAAGGTGTCACAGTttgcagaattttttgagaagAGTTGCGAATCATCCCATACTTGCTGTTTCAAATAGTTTAATGATGTTTTTGGTTAGTCCAGATTGGGATGCATACAGGAAAAGTTTAGCTGGACATTtacaacaaaataataaGGATGAAGTTACGGATGTCTTTATGAATGCATTCAAAACCGTACACAAACAAAGTGatgaatttgttgaaatcaaGGAGAAAAGTGACAAATTAGACCACAATGTCGCCAAAATTGATAAGATTTTCCACAGAGTtgtcaaaaaatatgatgcAATTTCAGAGGACTACTCAAAATTCGGTTCAAATATTCAGGATTTACAGGAATTATGTACCggtgaaaatgaaatgcttagtcaaaatttgaaaaatttcaatgaagGAATCACACAACTGTCTTTCGGTATTCGTGATTTGAGCAAGTACTTGGATTATGAATATATCGTTGATCTAAAGGATTTAGAACACTATATTGATAGCATGAACCAGTTGATCAAATTGAAGgaacaaaaacaaatcgACTACGAGGAGCTGAGTGAATATTTAACGAAATCAGTAAACGAAAAGAATAATTTGATTTCAGGCTACGGCGGCAGTAACTTTTTCACAAACAAGCTAGAAGAACTAGCTGGTATAAATCAAGAATCGGCCCGTCGTGAAAAGATCGATAAGCTGGAAACCAAAATCAATTGTTTAACTGGCGAATTGGAAAGTTCCAAGAAAATAGCTGATGCATTCGAACAGGAAACACTAAAAGAGGTTTCCCTTTTCGAAGAGCTGAAGACCAAAGAATTAAAAACTTCATTGGGAAGTTTGGCTGACCACCATATTGAGTTCTATGAAAAACTATTGGAAACCTGGGTCAAAGTGGATGAAAATCTATGA
- the TAD2 gene encoding tRNA(adenine34) deaminase (similar to Saccharomyces cerevisiae TAD2 (YJL035C); ancestral locus Anc_5.238), whose product MVGHCDWMGLAVRLARYALDQGETPVACVFVYEPMGEVIAYGTNDTNGSLTGIAHAEFMAINHLQSAVGTGAEMLRLARSITVYVTVEPCIMCASALRQLGIGKVVFGCANERFGGNGTVLHCNKDASAGLNGTYRSVPGIMRREAIMLLRYFYVRSNERSPKPRNKSERHLDKTSFPLLNWGRYLEESEFVEEFGEEQTNHYANHTDVAEKINWSLVDEGCDDIINELERRCSRFVEHRNKRVKQ is encoded by the coding sequence ATGGTAGGGCACTGCGATTGGATGGGGCTGGCAGTGCGGTTGGCACGATATGCATTGGATCAGGGAGAGACACCGGTGGCATGCGTGTTCGTGTACGAACCGATGGGAGAGGTAATAGCGTATGGGACGAATGACACCAATGGATCACTTACGGGTATAGCGCACGCGGAGTTTATGGCAATAAATCATCTGCAGTCGGCGGTCGGCACCGGTGCAGAAATGTTGCGGTTGGCTCGAAGTATTACCGTTTATGTGACAGTGGAACCGTGTATTATGTGTGCATCCGCACTGCGACAGTTGGGAATCGGGAAAGTTGTCTTTGGATGCGCCAATGAAAGATTTGGTGGTAATGGGACAGTTCTTCACTGCAATAAGGACGCTAGTGCTGGTCTAAATGGCACGTATAGGAGCGTTCCTGGAATTATGCGGCGGGAAGCAATAATGCTGCTGAGATATTTTTACGTCAGATCAAATGAACGGTCTCCTAAACCGAGAAACAAAAGCGAGCGGCACCTTGACAAGACAAGTTTTCCCTTGTTGAACTGGGGCAGGTACCTAGAAGAATCAGAATTTGTCGAAGAATTTGGTGAGGAGCAGACGAATCATTATGCAAATCATACGGACGTGGCTGAAAAGATCAATTGGTCACTTGTTGATGAGGGATGTGatgatatcatcaatgaaTTGGAGAGGCGTTGCAGTAGATTCGTTGAACATAGAAATAAAAGAGTAAAACAATGA